CACGTTTCGCCTTCTGAAAGACATGCGAGATTCAGAAGGAGACAAACTCCCTCACAAGATGATATATATCATAGGCTAGAGGGTGCAAATCTGGTCTGGCACGCTCCCTCCGAATCCAGTCAATCACTGTAGCCGAATCTCCTTCAAAAAAGATCCGTCGAACATCCAGATGCACTCAGGCCTGAACGAGGCTCTCCAATGCTGCACATAAATCCGCCACTGGGACAGATTCATCAAAAATATGCCATCCTCCGGCTGCAATCAATCTAAAATCATGGTATCTGATCATAAAATCCACACTGCATCTACTACCGCCCTAACCAATGCTCTCTCTGACAGCATGCATGgtctttctttccctctctaAGTTTAATTTCCATACATATCATGCATGGTCTCCAATACATCATACGTCAAGATGGCAAATGCTTTATCAGGTCATCCATCAAAACGATGCTAAAACCCAAACTCCCGAAAGCCAAACCACCTCCCCTCCTACGCCTCCCTCCAAGAGCCCAAGAAGAACGACCTCACCATCACCACCGCGTCCTGAGCCTCTTGAAACAATGCGATTCCCTGCATTCCTTCAAGCAGATCCACTCCCACATGCTCACCTCCTCGATCCAGAAGCCGAACCACCTCCTCTCCAAGCTCGTGGTGGACCTCAAAGACCTCCCCTACTCCACTCTCCTCTTCTCCCAAATCCCCCACCCCAACGACTTCTCCTTCAACCTCATGATCCGCGGCCTCGCCACTTGTTGGAACGACCACTCTCTCGCCCTCCATTACTACCTCCGCATGCTCAAATCCGGCGCCAAGCCCAACCACTACACCTACCCCTTCGTCCTCCTCGCCTCCGCGAACCTCCAATCGTCGTACCACGGGCGAACCGCCCACGCGTCCGTCTTCAAGGCCGGGCTCGACGCGAATGACCACGTCCAGCATTCCCTGATCACCATGTATTCGAGGTGCGGCGCGGTGGGCGCCGCACGTAAGGTGTTCGATGAAATCTGCCACAGGGATATGATCTCCTGGAATTCGATGATTTCGGGGTACGCTAGGATGGGATTTGCAAGGGAGGCCGTCGGGTTATTCCGGACGATGAGGGCGGAGGGGTTCGACCCGGATGAGGTGACTCTGGCGAGCGTCCTGGCGGCGTGCGGAGACCTCGGCGACCTGAGCTTCGGAGCGTGCTTGGAGGGCTTGGTGGAGGGGATGAAATTGGAGCTAAACTCCTTTGTCGGGTCTGCATTGATTGATATGTACGGCAAGTGTGGGGATCTCGAGTCTGCAAGGAGGGTTTTTGATGGTATGGCGAAGAAGGATTTGGTCGTGTGGAATGCAATGATCACAGGGCGAGTATATATAAACTTTCACTTCCTTTAATGCTCCTTCATACTGAATCATTAGATATCTTTGTTTGAGCAGGTATGCACAGAATGGGATGTCCCATGAAGCCATTGCATTATTCCACGCCATGAGAGAGGCAAGGACAGAGCCGGACAGGATCACGATGGTTGGGGTGCTCTCGGCATGCGCAGCGATTGGGGCCCTTGAGCTGGGCTCATGGCTGGATGCATACGCTTCGCGAGAAGGAATTCACCGCAATGTATATGTCGGCACGGCCCTTATCGACATGTATGCCAAGTGCGGAGATCTGGACCGAGCAGTCCGGATCTTCGATACGATGCCGCGGAGAAACATAGTCTCATGGAATGCCATGATCTCCGCCCTTGCCTTCCACGGACGAGGCCGAGAAGCAATTTCGCTCTTCGAACGTATGAGGAATGAGGAAGGAGCAATCCAGCCAAATGAGATCACTTTTGTCGGGATTCTATCTGCGTGTGTGCATGGGGGGCTCGTTGATGAAGGCCGTCGGTGGTTTAATTCCATGGGATCGGTGTTCGGACTTGCTCCAAAGATCGAGCATTATTCTTGCATGGCGGACCTTTTAGCGCGTGCTGGGCTCCTGGAAGAAGCATGGGAATTCGTTGAGAAGATGCCGGAGAAGCCTGATGCGGTTGTGCTTGGGGCTCTGCTTGCTGCTTGTAGGAATTGTAGGAATGTGGGAGTTGGAGAGAGGGTTATAAACAAGATTCTGGAGTTGGATCCTTCGAACTCCGGGAATTATGTGATTTCTTCTAAAATTTATGCGGGCTCGAAGAGGTGGGATGATTCAGCGAGGATGAGGGGGTTGATGAGGGAGAGGGGCATAAGCAAAACCCCTGGTT
This is a stretch of genomic DNA from Phoenix dactylifera cultivar Barhee BC4 chromosome 9, palm_55x_up_171113_PBpolish2nd_filt_p, whole genome shotgun sequence. It encodes these proteins:
- the LOC103713111 gene encoding pentatricopeptide repeat-containing protein At2g34400; this encodes MHGLQYIIRQDGKCFIRSSIKTMLKPKLPKAKPPPLLRLPPRAQEERPHHHHRVLSLLKQCDSLHSFKQIHSHMLTSSIQKPNHLLSKLVVDLKDLPYSTLLFSQIPHPNDFSFNLMIRGLATCWNDHSLALHYYLRMLKSGAKPNHYTYPFVLLASANLQSSYHGRTAHASVFKAGLDANDHVQHSLITMYSRCGAVGAARKVFDEICHRDMISWNSMISGYARMGFAREAVGLFRTMRAEGFDPDEVTLASVLAACGDLGDLSFGACLEGLVEGMKLELNSFVGSALIDMYGKCGDLESARRVFDGMAKKDLVVWNAMITGYAQNGMSHEAIALFHAMREARTEPDRITMVGVLSACAAIGALELGSWLDAYASREGIHRNVYVGTALIDMYAKCGDLDRAVRIFDTMPRRNIVSWNAMISALAFHGRGREAISLFERMRNEEGAIQPNEITFVGILSACVHGGLVDEGRRWFNSMGSVFGLAPKIEHYSCMADLLARAGLLEEAWEFVEKMPEKPDAVVLGALLAACRNCRNVGVGERVINKILELDPSNSGNYVISSKIYAGSKRWDDSARMRGLMRERGISKTPGCSWIEVDGRVHEFHAGDGLHLKAAEICQMIDILVEEMKMEGYSPNADLL